The Armatimonadota bacterium genome has a segment encoding these proteins:
- a CDS encoding sugar isomerase, translated as MDWHTAIEASNHKAQAHHNTDWEALAERIARTGRDPEAIVARVAAFGVAVPSWGVSTGGTRFGRFPGEGEPRNLSEKLEDAASLHALTGAAPRVSLHIPWDTTNDPAAVRQQAAELGIGFDAVNSNTFEDQPGQPLSYKFGSLCHTDPAVREQAIAHNIEVIKVGQSLGSKALSVWIGDGGSYPGQMSLRKSFDRTLDSFRAIYAALPADWKLWSEHKPFEPAFYSTVVSDWGTSYLIATALGPQASCLVDLGHHVPNTNIEQVVARLISAGKLGGFHFNDSKYADDDLTTGSIKPYQLFLVFNELVDAEAEKVPGFDPGYMIDQSHNLKDPLEDLLQSIVNIQSSFAKALLIDRAALNGYQDANDVVMAENTLKDAFETDVRALCAEARLRSGGAIEPIAAFRASGYRALKARERPQKRATAGAFG; from the coding sequence ATGGACTGGCACACAGCAATAGAAGCATCCAACCACAAGGCTCAGGCGCATCATAACACCGACTGGGAGGCCCTGGCGGAACGAATAGCACGCACAGGCCGCGACCCGGAAGCCATTGTGGCCCGCGTGGCCGCGTTCGGCGTGGCGGTCCCCTCGTGGGGCGTTTCGACCGGCGGAACCCGTTTCGGGCGGTTCCCGGGAGAGGGCGAACCGCGCAACCTCTCCGAAAAGCTCGAAGATGCCGCCTCTCTGCACGCCCTCACCGGCGCCGCACCCCGCGTTTCGCTTCACATCCCGTGGGATACGACGAACGATCCCGCCGCGGTGCGCCAACAGGCCGCGGAGTTGGGAATCGGCTTCGATGCGGTGAACTCCAACACTTTCGAGGACCAACCCGGCCAGCCGCTGTCCTACAAATTCGGCAGCCTCTGCCATACGGACCCGGCGGTCCGGGAGCAAGCCATCGCGCACAATATCGAGGTCATCAAGGTCGGCCAGTCGCTGGGGTCGAAGGCCCTGAGCGTCTGGATCGGCGACGGCGGCTCCTACCCCGGGCAGATGAGCCTGCGCAAATCGTTCGACCGCACGCTGGACTCGTTCCGTGCCATCTACGCCGCGCTGCCCGCCGACTGGAAACTGTGGAGCGAGCACAAACCGTTCGAGCCCGCCTTTTACAGCACCGTGGTCAGCGACTGGGGCACATCCTACCTCATCGCGACCGCGCTCGGCCCGCAGGCGTCGTGCCTCGTGGACCTCGGCCACCACGTGCCGAACACGAATATCGAGCAGGTGGTGGCGCGCCTCATCAGCGCCGGCAAGCTCGGCGGTTTCCACTTCAACGACAGCAAGTACGCCGACGACGACCTGACGACCGGCTCCATCAAGCCATACCAGTTGTTCCTCGTATTCAACGAACTGGTGGACGCCGAAGCCGAGAAGGTGCCCGGCTTCGATCCGGGTTACATGATCGACCAAAGCCACAACCTCAAGGACCCGCTGGAGGACCTGCTGCAGAGCATCGTGAACATCCAGTCGTCGTTCGCGAAGGCCCTGCTGATCGACCGCGCGGCACTGAACGGATACCAGGACGCCAACGACGTGGTGATGGCGGAAAATACGCTCAAGGACGCGTTCGAGACCGACGTACGCGCCCTTTGCGCCGAGGCCAGGCTCCGAAGCGGCGGCGCCATCGAGCCGATTGCGGCGTTCCGGGCCTCCGGCTACCGCGCGCTGAAGGCTCGGGAACGGCCGCAGAAAAGGGCGACCGCGGGAGCGTTTGGGTAG